In Trichoderma atroviride chromosome 2, complete sequence, one DNA window encodes the following:
- a CDS encoding uncharacterized protein (TransMembrane:12 (i60-76o111-130i139-157o163-184i196-216o236-257i317-333o353-373i380-403o409-431i452-469o481-497i)), which yields MAQATVDGPHGLDNKAAVETVENDIAPEKEWGVIVQGAKEATDLEHSQGILEAVRLQWKGVAWASFFSLSIAMYGYDNALINNFYGYPAFQKAYGVPVSKGYQIPAKWQTGLSQASIVGIILGASFNGFFSSRFGYKRVMLVGLVLMAGFVAIPFSAHNLPTLLVGEIFCGMVWGTFASIGPAYSSECLPISLRGFLTSGVNIMQIIGQLIAIGVLDGLVNLDSQWSYRIPFAIQWIWPVPLFVGCLFAPESPWYLVRRGRLQDAEHSIRRLSSKNDTKVKEHLAMIIHTVNYEEEIRTGSSYLACFRGSNLRRTEICCLSFAGQVFNGIFMMNPGTYFWEQAGLSANNSYKVSVAATAIGLLATFIGSVLIAHLGRRNLYLWGMIFMTVVNILIGILATVHANEGTKWGQVALTILWVFCYDISVGPAAYATSSEVSAVSLRVQSVALAKVAHQLFDIIGAVLEPYMINPTAWGWAGKTAYFWGGTSLLVTAWAFFRYPETFKRSYEELDILFEKGIPAREFRKYKVDAYDVDGQPVQERAVH from the coding sequence ATGGCTCAGGCTACCGTTGATGGCCCTCATGGCCTAGACAATAAGGCCGCAGTTGAAACCGTTGAGAATGATATTGCCCCGGAAAAAGAATGGGGTGTCATCGTCCAGGGAGCCAAGGAGGCCACCGATCTAGAGCACTCCCAAGGCATTCTCGAAGCCGTTCGTTTACAGTGGAAAGGCGTGGCATGggcttcattcttctctctgtccATCGCCATGTACGGGTACGACAACGCACTGATCAATAATTTCTACGGCTATCCAGCTTTCCAAAAGGCATACGGAGTGCCAGTCAGCAAGGGCTATCAGATCCCCGCCAAATGGCAGACAGGTCTCTCACAAGCAAGTATCGTGGGCATTATCCTCGGTGCCTCTttcaatggcttcttttcctcgagGTTTGGTTACAAAAGAGTTATGCTGGTTGGCCTTGTTCTTATGGCGGGCTTCGTTGCTATTCCATTCAGCGCCCATAACCTACCGACACTTCTTGTTGGTGAGATTTTCTGCGGCATGGTTTGGGGCACGTTTGCGTCTATCGGGCCGGCGTATAGCTCAGAGTGTTTGCCAATCTCACTGCGCGGGTTTCTTACCAGCGGTGTCAATATTATGCAGATTATCGGCCAGCTCATCGCTATTGGCGTCCTTGACGGCCTTGTCAACTTGGATTCACAATGGTCTTACCGAATTCCCTTCGCCATCCAATGGATTTGGCCTGTTCCGCTCTTCGTAGGATGCCTCTTTGCTCCCGAGTCTCCGTGGTATCTTGTTCGCAGGGGTCGTCTCCAAGACGCGGAACACAGCATTCGTCGGCTTAGTTCCAAGAACGACACAAAAGTCAAAGAACATTTGGCCATGATCATTCATACGGTGAattatgaagaagagatacGAACCGGATCTTCATATCTTGCGTGTTTCAGAGGCAGCAATCTCCGCCGAACAGAAATTTGCTGTTTGTCATTCGCTGGACAAGTCTTCAACGGCATTTTTATGATGAACCCGGGAACTTATTTCTGGGAACAAGCAGGATTGTCTGCAAACAATAGTTACAAAGTCTCAGTGGCCGCTACTGCCATTGGCCTGCTCGCAACCTTTATCGGGTCAGTCCTTATTGCCCATCTGGGTCGCCGCAATCTTTACCTCTGGGGCATGATCTTCATGACTGTGGTCAATATTCTCATCGGCATCTTGGCTACGGTCCATGCCAACGAAGGAACAAAATGGGGTCAAGTGGCCCTCACTATTCTATGGGTATTCTGTTACGACATCTCCGTGGGTCCCGCGGCGTACGCAACATCGAGCGAAGTGTCTGCTGTTAGCTTGCGAGTACAGAGTGTGGCTCTGGCCAAGGTTGCTCATCAACTTTTTGACATCATTGGCGCTGTTTTGGAGCCTTACATGATCAACCCTACTGCTTGGGGATGGGCTGGCAAGACAGCCTATTTCTGGGGTGGAACATCACTGCTTGTTACTGCGTGGGCGTTTTTTCGATACCCAGAAACGTTCAAAAGATCTTATGAGGAGCTGGATATCCTGTTTGAGAAAGGGATACCTGCCCGAGAATTTAGAAAATACAAGGTTGACGCTTACGACGTTGATGGTCAGCCGGTTCAAGAGAGAGCGGTCCACTAG
- a CDS encoding uncharacterized protein (MEROPS:MER0094876) produces the protein MPFDAVGAAITTSKNGVDALYNPSYPDFSRFNSRRSVVYSTKGIVAASQPLAAQAGLDILKAGGNAVDAAIATAAALGVTEPNSTGVGGDMFMIFWDEKKQKAFAMNGSGRSPAALTIEKCREIGLSGNLLPPQHANSVTVPGQVAGWLDAMDAYGSGKVTMEQILKPSIELCEDGFPVSEITARHWIECEGLLKKSSPNGGEVLLADGKAPRAGQVFKNLNLAKVLREIASKGKAGFYEGWVAESITNTLQQLQGVMTTQDLKDHTTTFVEPISQAYNEYKLWECPPNGQGIIALEALGIINSLEKEGKIPPLKSLQHNSIEYVHTIVEALRYAFADGDAYVSDPEHSGPTWKSLLSEKYLAERASSFKLDAVDTSLKHGFPKSASDTVYLTTSDSQGNACSFICSLASNFGGGIVPKGCGFALQNRGTQFHLREGHVNTLRPRKRPYHTIIPAMVTKNDRLDLSFGVMGGFMQPQGHLQVMLNSCVFGFNAQDALDAPRVCIRPSRTLPEYSTAEDYSKLTQKSMICLEEGFPEETVEGLRKLGHEVELITGWNRDLFGRGQVIKANYDPSGQRVYNGGSDLRSDGHAVAW, from the coding sequence ATGCCGtttgatgctgttggtgCTGCTATTACTACTTCAAAAAATGGAGTGGACGCATTATACAACCCCTCATATCCCGACTTTAGTCGATTCAACAGTCGCAGATCGGTTGTATATAGCACCAAAGGCATTGTTGCGGCCTCACAGCCCCTTGCTGCTCAAGCCGGCCTGGACATCTTGAAAGCAGGTGGCAATGCGGTTGATGCGGCAATAGCCACGGCGGCTGCGCTGGGCGTAACAGAGCCAAACTCGACGGGAGTGGGAGGAGACATGTTTATGATATTCTGggacgagaagaagcagaaggcTTTTGCAATGAACGGATCAGGGCGCTCACCAGCTGCGTTGACAATTGAAAAGTGTCGCGAGATAGGCTTGAGCGGGAATTTACTGCCGCCCCAGCATGCAAACTCGGTTACAGTTCCTGGCCAAGTTGCCGGATGGCTTGATGCAATGGACGCCTATGGAAGCGGTAAAGTTACGATGGAACAGATTTTGAAACCGTCCATCGAACTCTGTGAAGATGGCTTCCCGGTGTCCGAAATCACAGCTCGACACTGGATAGAGTGCGAAGGATTGCTTAAAAAGTCCTCGCCAAATGGAGGCGAAGTTCTCTTGGCAGACGGAAAAGCTCCGAGAGCTGGGCAAGTCTTCAAAAATCTCAATCTCGCCAAGGTGCTTCGAGAAATTGCTTCCAAAGGGAAAGCAGGATTTTACGAAGGTTGGGTTGCAGAGTCTATTACGAACACTCTCCAACAACTTCAGGGTGTCATGACAACTCAAGACTTGAAGGACCATACGACGACTTTTGTTGAACCGATATCTCAGGCTTACAACGAGTATAAGCTATGGGAGTGTCCGCCTAATGGTCAGGGTATCATTGCTCTAGAGGCGCTGGGCATTATCAACAgcctggagaaggaaggCAAGATTCCTCCTCTCAAGAGTTTACAGCATAACTCTATTGAGTATGTTCATACTATTGTGGAAGCTCTTCGATATGCATTCGCCGATGGAGATGCCTATGTCTCTGATCCAGAGCATTCTGGGCCGACCTGGAAAAGCCTGCTCAGCGAGAAATATCTCGCCGAGCGGGCGTCTAGCTTTAAACTAGATGCTGTTGATACATCTTTGAAGCATGGATTTCCCAAAAGCGCTTCGGATACTGTCTATCTGACTACATCAGACTCGCAAGGCAATGCGTgcagcttcatctgctcACTTGCCTCCAACTTTGGTGGCGGAATTGTTCCCAAAGGCTGTGGGTTCGCTCTACAGAATCGAGGAACGCAGTTTCATCTGCGCGAGGGTCACGTAAATACCCTCAGACCTCGCAAGCGGCCATATCACACGATTATTCCCGCCATGGTGACAAAGAATGACCGTCTCGATCTCTCATTTGGCGTCATGGGCGGCTTCATGCAGCCACAGGGCCACTTGCAAGTCATGCTCAACTCGTgcgtctttggcttcaaCGCTCAGGATGCTCTGGATGCCCCAAGAGTGTGCATTCGGCCCTCACGCACGCTGCCCGAGTACTCTACGGCAGAAGACTACTCCAAACTGACACAAAAGTCCATGATATGCTTAGAAGAAGGGTTCCCGGAGGAGACGGTGGAGGGCTTGCGCAAGCTGGGACATGAGGTTGAGCTCATAACGGGATGGAATCGTGACCTGTTTGGCCGAGGACAAGTGATTAAAGCAAATTACGACCCAAGTGGCCAGAGAGTCTACAATGGAGGGAGTGATTTACGCAGCGATGGACACGCAGTTGCTTGGTAA
- a CDS encoding uncharacterized protein (EggNog:ENOG41) has protein sequence MYQVHKFMDLSYAQNKYFIDQHVVAAESLGFSSADSKIFSDNLYSIFAVRCGGPTSIIKAQGAQLQSTCLTDDCPVAEDSECNLYPANVASSGNNVKAAPSQRSVKCNAEDCRKHLEL, from the coding sequence ATGTACCAAGTCCACAAGTTCATGGACCTCAGCTACGCGCAGAACAAATACTTCATTGACCAGCACGTCGTCGCTGCCGAATCACTGGGATTTTCCTCTGCCGATAGCAAAATCTTTAGCGACAACCTCTACAGCATCTTCGCGGTTCGCTGCGGTGGACCTACGTCGATCATCAAGGCTCAGGGGGCGCAGCTGCAGTCGACTTGTTTGACAGACGATTGCCCTGTCGCAGAGGATTCTGAGTGCAATCTCTACCCAGCAAACGTGGCATCGTCTGGAAACAATGTAAAAGCAGCCCCGTCTCAGAGGAGCGTCAAGTGCAACGCAGAGGATTGTCGCAAGCACTTGGAGCTATGA
- a CDS encoding uncharacterized protein (EggNog:ENOG41), with protein MATTPPPAAPVPILEQLCVTTAIIGLLAIGGKTIDSLYEMNTSPGRDTAILNKALQEVKQCRSSVHILYKNFSLLEAGQLPYPDRATWISIDDLIATLTDAVLAISDLQEAIVPIELCGNLSARIASCAQHSQKLSSLSARIRWHNLSMNMMMTILKCPGEQDAQNSRLGLERRMTRLLSSNSDLSLRMRRLRDSFGARSMARRPIPIPNYAPVAQNAPRLPADRTSSASSISEASASTSTSASTSGQSGQQPTSDGDAITTAAAAAAAPHPRLWSIFSGYNLADIPVLSMIPLPVLTLELRDNEFYTFDFAQRVSDDLVELMQLDPGQQGTSKMLRVILQKPVVALPPGSSAGMNTTPNTTTVPLDASAIAPASTTPAEEPMRLKKMIKFKNPLKHRIRRKTVK; from the exons atggccaccaCTCCTCCGCCTGCGGCCCCGGTGCCCATCCTCGAGCAGCTCTGcgtcaccaccgccatcatcggCCTGCTGGCCATTGGCGGCAAAACCATCGACTCGCTCTACGAGATGAACACCAGCCCCGGCCGCGACACGGCCATCCTCAACAAGGCGCTCCAGGAAGTCAAGCAGTGCCGCTCCTCGGTGCACATTCTCTACAAAAACTTCTCCCTGCTCGAGGCCGGCCAGCTGCCCTATCCCGACCGCGCCACCTGGATCAGCATCGACGACCTCATCGCCACCCTGACCGACGCcgtcctcgccatctccgaCCTGCAAGAGGCCATCGTGCCCATTGAGCTTTGCGGAAACCTGTCCGCGCGAATCGCCTCATGCGCCCAGCATTCCCAGAAACTGTCGAGCTTGTCCGCCAGGATACGGTGGCATAACCTGTCCATGAACATGATGATGACCATCCTAAAGTG tCCTGGCGAACAAGATGCGCAGAACAGCAGGCTCGGCTTGGAGCGCCGAATGACGAGGCTGCTCTCCTCCAACAGCGACCTCTCGCTTCGCATGCGCCGGCTGCGAGATTCCTTTGGCGCGCGATCCATGGCCCGGCgccccatccccatccccaaCTATGCGCCCGTAGCCCAGAATGCGCCGCGGCTACCCGCCGACCGCAcatcctcagcctcgtccatctcGGAAGCCTCAGCGTCCACGTCCACGTCCGCGTCCACTTCGGGGCAGTCCGGCCAGCAGCCCACATCCGACGGCGATGCTATTACtactgccgccgctgctgctgcggctccCCATCCCCGGCTCTGGTCCATCTTCTCCGGCTACAATCTCGCCGACATCCCCGTCCTCTCCATGATTCCTCTCCCAGTCCTCACCCTCGAACTCCGCGACAACGAGTTCTACACCTTTGATTTCGCCCAGCGAGTAAGCGACGACCTCGTGGAGCTCATGCAGCTCGACCCGGGCCAGCAGGGCACCAGCAAGATGCTGCGTGTCATTCTTCAGAAGCCGGTGGTTGCACTGCCGcccggcagcagcgccggcatGAACACGACGCCCAATACCACTACAGTGCCGCTAGATGCGTCAGCCATTGCGCCTGCGAGCACCACTCCCGCCGAGGAGCCCAtgcggctgaagaagatgattaAATTCAAGAACCCGCTCAAGCACCGCATCCGACGCAAGACGGTCAAATGA
- a CDS encoding uncharacterized protein (EggNog:ENOG41) codes for MKLYIGNDTCARAAQLVVNELGVKHELVYVDVSTKATSNGEDFATVNPLLYVPVIKLDNSGRDVISETIIISSYLADQHPESGLLPPPGTLERVKADQFLVQITTEIAQKHVPLILKMMTEQGTQIYVNRLLRAYQLLDDRLADKRSYLFGETFTVADAYVWGTFWNNRSGVNVDHLKNLAAWKARVDARPAAIKTLKEEAEIAAIHKAQIEAQSS; via the exons ATGAAGCTCTACATTGGCAATGACACTTGTGCGCGAGCCGCTCAGCTGGTTGTTAATGAGCTTGGCGTCAAACATGAACTTGTTTATGTCGACGTCTCTACCAAGGCTACGTCAAATGGAGAGGATTTTGCAACTGTAAATCCCCTCCTTTACGTCCCTGTTATTAAACTTGACAACTCTGGTCGCGATGTCATCTCCGAGACAatcatcatctcttcctACTTGGCCGACCAGCACCCAGAATCCGGCTTGCTTCCACCACCCGGTACCTTGGAACGCGTCAAGGCAGACCAGTTTCTAGTCCAGATTACAACTGAGATTGCGCAGAAGCATGTCCCGCTTATTCTCAAGATGATGACTGAACAAG GCACTCAGATCTATGTCAACAGGCTTCTGAGAGCATACCAGCTCTTGGATGATCGCCTTGCAGACAAGCGCTCTTACCTCTTTGGTGAAACCTTTACTGTAGCCGACGCATATGTCTGGGGCACTTTTTGGAACAACCGCTCTGGTGTGAATGTTGATCACTTGAAGAACTTGGCAGCGTGGAAGGCTCGCGTTGATGCCCGGCCTGCTGCCATCAAAACGCTAaaggaagaggctgagattgCGGCAATTCACAAGGCTCAAATTGAAGCTCAAAGCAGTTGA
- a CDS encoding uncharacterized protein (EggNog:ENOG41~SECRETED:SignalP(1-17)), producing MRLSNVLLVLTAAAANAQRPADVSMCDYYTKTLLAKDNTPENQLLLVTLLVNTIQPPNVGIAVPGLLAPAVVNGENVNLLPYFSGEYSTTNTGDCQGATVNFLDGGGPAPLLQNKPADDETSRQ from the exons ATGAGACTTTCAAACGTTCTGCTCGTGTTGactgcggcggcagcaaacGCCCAGCGACCAGCCGATGTGTCAATGTGTGACTATTACACCAAGACTCTTCTTGCTAAGGACAACACACCAGAGaatcagcttctcctcgtcaCTCTTCTTGTCAATACT ATACAACCCCCCAATGTTGGCATCGCAGTGCCCGGTCTCCTCGCGCCAGCCGTAGTCAATGGCGAGAATGTCAATCTTCTCCCATACTTTAGCGGCGAGTACTCCACGACGAACACAGGAGACTGCCAGGGAGCGACCGTCAACTtcctcgacggcggcggcccGGCGCCTCTCTTACAAAATAAGcctgccgacgacgagactTCAAGACAATAG
- a CDS encoding uncharacterized protein (SECRETED:SignalP(1-19)~MEROPS:MER0001288), with translation MAVLSRLALTASFALSASAAGLGGSWQQSPLTSPSSLSSSQGSKPLISTEALQEAIRIDALVERAQKFYKFAQTSEEDYGHPTRVIGSTGHERTLNYIVNTLLDQGDYYTISTQEFPVTLSNVFESQLVLGSSVSKSAVPMGLTPATRDREPVHGQLVLVNNDGCHDSDYPKNVKGNIAFIRRGACAFGDKSIGAGKAGAKAAVIYNTDPEELHGTLGEPTKYHVATFGIDGTEGNAVAEKLAKGESVSAIAYIDAEVKQIQTVNVLAQTDEGDPDNCVMLGGHSDGVAEGPGINDDGSGSMSVLEVAVQLAKFKVNNCVRFAWWAAEEEGLLGSDFYAASLSEEENQKIRLFMDYDMMASPNFAYQIYNATNAYNPAGSEELRDLYVDWYKSQGLNYTFIPFDGRSDYDGFIRAGIPAGGIATGAEAVKTKEEEEMFGGHAGQWLDPCYHQICDDLGNLNHTAWEVNTKLIAHSVATYALSFDGFPKREQETKISSYSETIKQHGPKLIM, from the exons ATGGCTGTCCTAAGCCGACTGGCCCTCACGGCCTCGTTTGCCCTCAGCGCCTCGGCTGCTGGGCTCGGCGGATCCTGGCAGCAGAGCCCGTTGACGTCTCCCTCTTCGCTCTCCTCGTCGCAGGGCTCGAAGCCGCTCATTAGCACCGAGGCCCTGCAAGAGGCCATCCGTATCGATGCTCTCGTGGAGCGAGCCCAGAAGTTCTACAAGTTTGCCCAGACCTCGGAGGAGGATTACGGCCACCCGACTCGAGTCATTGGCAGCACTG GCCACGAGAGGACGCTCAACTACATTGTCAACACTCTGCTCGACCAAGGCGACTACTACACCATCTCTACCCAGGAATTCCCGGTGACGCTGAGCAATGTCTTCGAGTCCCAGCTCGTTCTCGGCAGCAGCGTATCGAAGAGTGCTGTTCCTATGGGCCTGACGCCGGCAACTAGGGACAGAGAGCCTGTCCATGGCCAGCTGGTGCTCGTCAACAACGACGGCTGCCACGACTCCGATTACCCCAAGAACGTCAAGGGCAACATTGCCTTTATCCGCCGAGGAGCCTGTGCCTTTGGGGACAAGTCCATCGGCGCTGGAAAGGCCGgcgccaaggctgctgtcaTCTACAATACCGACCCCGAGGAGCTCCACGGCACGCTGGGCGAACCAACCAAATATCACGTTGCGACATTCGGCATCGACGGCACGGAGGGTAACGCCGTTGCTGAGAAGCTTGCCAAGGGCGAGTCCGTCAGTGCAATTGCCTACATTGACGCCGAGGTCAAGCAGATTCAGACGGTCAATGTCCTGGCACAGACGGACGAGGGAGACCCAGACAACTGCGTCATGCTCGGTGGCCACAGTGATGGTGTTGCCGAGGGCCCTGGCATCAACGACGATGGCTCCGGCAGCATGTCCGTTCTCGAGGTTGCTGTCCAGCTGGCCAAGTTCAAGGTGAACAACTGCGTTCGCTTTGCCTGGTGggccgccgaggaggagggtcTGCTGGGATCCGACTTTTACGCAGCCAGCCTGTCTGAGGAGGAGAACCAGAAGATTCGCCTCTTTATGGACTACGATATGA TGGCCAGCCCCAACTTTGCCTACCAGATTTACAATGCCACCAATGCGTACAACCCTGCCGGCTCTGAGGAACTGCGAGACCTCTACGTCGACTGGTACAAGTCCCAGGGCCTCAACTACACCTTTA TTCCCTTTGACGGCCGTAGCGACTACGATGGCTTCATTCGCGCCGGCATTCCTGCTGGTGGAATTGCCACTGGTGCGGAAGCCGtcaagaccaaggaggaggaagagatgtTTGGTGGTCATGCCGGACAGTGGCTCGACCCATGCTACCACCAGATCTGCGACGACCTGGGCAACCTGAACCACACTGCGTGGGAGGTGAACACCAAG CTTATTGCCCACTCCGTTGCCACCTACGCTCTGTCTTTCGACGGATTCCCCAAGCGCGAGCAAGAGACCAAGATTAGCTCGTACAGCGAGACGATCAAGCAGCACGGTCCCAAGTTGATCATGtaa
- a CDS encoding uncharacterized protein (EggNog:ENOG41): MGSIIDADPVLDFVVLGLSSGISMESIDFALCRFRQQNPAQPVRLELLKYGETLLDPEMQKRLMDMVLDEFNSSEQVAHLNDILGEAFAEAALEFIAANGIDKSTIDIISSHAQATWRIPYPAAHQTRTSFRINEGAVIATRTGITTVTDFRVGEVAVGQQGVPLADFDALLLHHPTKLRACQNISDIGSVCFIPPDMDGGLNDNFFYSDTGPGNIYIDAAIRHYTNGAQRYDVDGEIGKRGEVDEEIVDDFISSHPYFHQSIPKSAGRDDFRASLAYELISKAEDKGLSPEDVIATITRITAQSIVDHYKCFAPSQNIDELFLCGGSAYNPNIVNFIQKNYSSTQIFTLDAAGIPAVAREAITLALQGMNAVVGRTVRTSHGAETRQELIVGKISPGDNYGQVMQKVMQFGKGEKLEPIRALVNVVNGEVIHNKW; the protein is encoded by the exons ATGGGCTCTATCATAGACGCTGATCCCGTGCTGGACTTTGTTGTTTTGGGCTTGAGCAGTGGAATATCCATG GAGAGCATAGATTTCGCTTTATGCCGATTCAGACAACAAAACCCGGCACAGCCTGTCCGCTTGGAGCTGCTGAAATATGGAGAGACACTACTGGACCCTGAAATGCAGAAGCGGCTGATGGACATGGTTCTTGATGAATTTAACTCGTCAGAACAAGTTGCTCATCTCAATGATATCCTTGGGGAGGCATTTGCCGAGGCCGCGTTGGAGTTCATTGCTGCCAATGGCATTGATAAATCTACAATAGACATTATCAGCTCTCATGCGCAAGCAACATGGCGCATTCCTTATCCCGCAGCACACCAAACGAGGACGTCTTTTCGCATAAACGAAGGGGCCGTTATTGCTACACGTACCGGAATCACAACAGTGACCGATTTTCGGGTCGGCGAGGTCGCTGTGGGCCAACAAGGGGTTCCCTTGGCCGACTTTGATGCCTTGCTTCTGCATCATCCCACCAAACTAAGAGCCTGTCAAAATATCAGCGACATCGGCAGCGTATGCTTTATACCCCCAGACATGGACGGCGGGCTTAATGATAACTTCTTTTACTCCGATACGGGTCCTGGAAATATCTACATCGACGCTGCTATTCGCCACTATACGAATGGTGCGCAACGATACGATGTGGATGGCGAAATAGGCAAGCGAGGAGAGGTAGATGAAGAGATTGTGGAcgacttcatctcttctcatccttaCTTTCATCAATCTATTCCCAAGAGTGCTGGCCGCGATGATTTCAGAGCTTCATTAGCTTATGAACTTATATCCAAAGCAGAGGATAAGGGGCTTTCACCAGAAGACGTTATTGCCACAATCACGAGAATCACGGCTCAGTCCATTGTAGATCATTACAAATGCTTCGCGCCGTCACAGAATATCGACGAACTGTTTCTCTGTGGAGGCAGCGCATATAACCCAAACATTGTTAATTTTATTCAAAAGAATTACTCGTCGACGCAGATATTCACacttgacgctgctggcATCCCGGCCGTTGCAAGAGAGGCAATAACACTTGCCTTGCAGGGCATGAATGCAGTTGTTGGCCGGACTGTTCGGACGTCACACGGTGCTGAGACACGGCAAGAGTTGATTGTTGGAAAGATATCCCCCGGTGATAATTATGGACAGGTGATGCAGAAGGTGATGCAATTCGGAAAAGGCGAAAAGCTGGAGCCTATAAGAGCTTTGGTCAATGTGGTCAATGGAGAAGTAATACACAACAAGTGGTGA
- a CDS encoding uncharacterized protein (EggNog:ENOG41~MEROPS:MER0005900), which produces MKEAIEEGVCLGPRLFIAGYALSQTGGHGDMRSSHDQSPCSCGAVSGISRIVDGTSECFRVARDELRQGADFIKIMGGGGIASATDKVENLQFSDEEIKAIVTAAKNNGTYVTSHSYTPQAIQQAIRQGVRGIEHGNLLDAETAKLMAETGTFLTPTLITHVMSKQLNFLPPVSAAKNEDVLKRGLEAIKIAGDAGVTVCFGTDLLGPLHFAQSKEFSVRSQVQTSGQILRSATVNAAKLLMKEDELGQVKEGFYADFIVLDGNPLQDITLLDRSESSILAVIKDGRVVSSKLSDVKVDVSSRP; this is translated from the coding sequence ATGAAGGAGGCTATTGAAGAAGGCGTTTGTCTCGGCCCTCGACTCTTCATAGCTGGATATGCGCTTTCTCAGACTGGCGGCCACGGCGACATGAGGTCTTCTCACGACCAGAGCCCTTGCTCTTGCGGCGCCGTCTCTGGAATCAGTCGTATCGTGGACGGAACATCAGAATGCTTCAGAGTTGCTCGTGATGAGCTGCGCCAAGGAGCCGACTTTATCAAGATCATGGGCGGCGGAGGCATTGCAAGTGCTACGGATAAAGTTGAGAACCTCCAGTTTTCAGACGAGGAGATCAAAGCCATTGTTACCGCGGCAAAGAACAACGGCACATATgtcaccagccacagctaCACACCTCAAGCCATTCAACAGGCAATCCGCCAAGGCGTGAGGGGCATCGAGCACGGCAACCTCCTCGACGCAGAGACGGCCAAGCTCATGGCCGAAACGGGCACATTCCTCACACCCACGTTAATCACACACGTCATGTCCAAGCAGCTCAATTTCCTACCGCCGGTATCAGCAGCCAAGAACGAGGACGTCTTGAAAAGGGGCCTCGAAGCTATCAAGATTGCGGGCGATGCCGGCGTGACGGTGTGCTTTGGCACCGATCTCTTGGGACCGCTGCATTTTGCCCAGAGCAAGGAGTTCTCGGTGCGAAGCCAGGTGCAGACGTCGGGTCAGATTCTTCGCAGTGCGACTGTAAACGCGGCGAAGCTGCTCATGAAGGAGGATGAATTGGGTCAGGTGAAGGAGGGGTTTTATGCCGACTTTATAGTCTTGGATGGAAATCCTTTGCAGGACATTACGCTGTTGGATCGCTCTGAATCGAGTATTCTGGCTGTGATCAAAGATGGAAGGGTTGTTTCGTCCAAGTTGTCGGATGTCAAGGTTGATGTATCAAGTCGGCCATAG